GAACAGACATCCCAGTATAACTGCAATGATGGTAATGAAAGCTGTTTCCAGCAGGAACTGCTTTATCAACTGTGCGCGATCGCTACCCAGGACCTTACGTACACCAATCTCTTTAGCACGATTAACTGATTGTGCAGTTGCCAGATTCACAAAATTAATACACGCTACCAATAATAGGAATATACCTATCAGCGCCATTCCCCACAATTCCTGCTGACTAAAATTATCTCCCTTCAGGGTTGAAAAGCGCTTGTCAGCATGTACTTCATGTAAGGGTTGAAATCGCAGTTCGACCCTGCTAAGACTTTGCTCTTCTTCTTCCCTGTAATTCCTTTTCACAAAAGCTGCCGACTGTGCCTGCACCTTTGACAACTCCTGACCCGGACGTAGCAGAAAGAAGATCTGCGACCCTCCACCAAGATTACGCCAACTCCCCCAGGTACTCTCACCGATTAGGTGGCGAAATGTTTTGTAGGAAGCCCCAATCGCTACAGGTATGTCCGTATTATCAGGAAGGTCTTTGAACACCCCGGTGATACGCAGCGGAATCCGGTAAGACCACATATGGACCGTCTTACCGATCGCATTTTCAGGGGTACCAAAAAACCTACGGGCAATCGACTCGTTCACTACGGTTGTATTAGGCGCTTCCAACCCTTTTGTATTACCGACTATCCAGCTAAAATCGGCGATCTCATACAATGACTCCTCGGCAAAATATAGCCCGCTTTCCACCTTAAACTTCTTTTCTTCCTGACCTGGTACGGGTATATAAAACTGAGTAGCACCAACACTCTGCATAGCGGCTACCTTCTCTAACCCAGGGAACTCTCTCCGTAAGGCTTCCGCCAACGGGCGGGGACACATACTGTGCATACCTGTCACCTCACCTGTAACAGGATTCCTGTCTATAGTGACCATTCTGCCTATACGGTCATATCGGCTTTGATAGTCGTCATAACTCTTCTCATAATGGATCACCAGAAAGATCAGCAGGCTTGCAGCTATTCCTACAGCTAGCCCGAGTATATTTATCAGAGAGAACGACTTATTCTTCCAGAGGTTGCGAAAGGAAAATTTGAAGTTGCTGTTTATCATAACCAGGGGTATTGCAGCTATATGCACAAAAAACAGGTCAAAAACAAAAGACATTCATTATCAACAACAAGCAATCAAAACAGGCATTAACTATGTACGTTTATCGTACAGATATTGTTCGGTTTCGAACAACAAGATAACCGCATGTGCCCAAAACAAAATAGTCCTGACGCGTAGCAGTAGAACACCAAAAAATATTACCTATATTCACAAATAACTCAATATCAATTTATTAATTCCAATTTCCACACAGTATACAGGCGTCTTCAGCATATATTTGTGTAAAAATTACAAAAAATATTTTGCCCATATAAACAGTCGCTTTATATTTGTGTAGAAAATACGCAAACTAACATTCTATGACAACGCTAAAGCCTACAGGAGTAATAATAGCAAGGTTCCAGACACCTTCCCTGCATGAAGGGCATCTGCAACTGATCAAAGAAGTAAAAACTACGCATAACAGATTAATCATCGTACTGGGCGTAGCGCCAGTAAAAGGTGGCCGTAAAAATCCGCTGGATTATTACACCCGCGAAAGAATGATCAAACAACTGTTTCCGGATGTGATCGTATTGCCACTGAGTGACCAGGCATCTGATAAGGTATGGTCCCGTAAACTGGATGAACTGCTGAGCAATAACTTCAACAACGAATCCTTCATCCTGTACGGCAGCCGCGATAGCTTCATACCTTATTATTCCGGCCGCTTTGCAACCGCTGCATTACCTCCTGTACAGGACTTTAACGCAACTGCCCAGAGAGAGGCCATCTCCGATAAAGTATTTGATACTGAAGAGTTTCGCGCCGGTGTTATTTACAGTACTTATAACCTCTACCCAAAAGTTTATCCGACTGTTGATATCGCCTTATTCAGGAACAACCGCAGTGAATTACTACTGGGACGTAAACCAGCCGAAAGTGGCTGGCGCCTGCCAGGTGGTTTTACCGACCCAACGGACATGAGTTTCGACCAGGCAGCGAAAAGAGAATTGCTGGAAGAATGCGGCCCCGTAGAAACCAGTCCAATGCAGTACGAACTGTCTTTACAAATGGACGACTGGCGCTACCGCTCAGAAGTAGACAAGATCATTACCACCCTGTTCAGCACCGATCTGCTATTTGGAGAACCTGCTGCTGATGATGATCTGGCTGAGATGAAATGGATAAAGGTCAATGCCATTCAAACAATGATCGCTCAGGGTGAAATCGTAAGCACACACATACCACTGTTAAAAAAATTAGCTGAAAAATATTCTACTAACGACTAAATAGAAGAATCATGACAAAGGAAAACCTCATTTTGTTAGCTGATGCCTACAAATACTCCCACCACAAACTCTACATCCCAGGCACCGAGTATATCTACTCTTACTTTGAAAGCAGAGGCGGTAAATTCCAGGAAACCGTTTTCTATGGCCTCCAGTATTTCCTGATGGAATACCTGCAGGGCGCTGTTATCACCAAAGAAAAACTGGACGAAGCAGAAACTACTTTACTGGAAGTCTTTGGCCGCAACGATGTATTTGACCGCAGCCGTTTCGAATACATTATTGAAAAACACGGAGGCCGTCTTCCGGTACGTATCAAAGCTGTTCCGGAAGGTACTGTAACAGGCGTACGTAATGTGCTGATGACCATTGAAAATACTGACCCTAACTGTTACTGGCTGACCAACTTCCTCGAAACACTGCTGATGCAGGTATGGTACCCCTGTACAGTAGCGACCCTCTCCAGGGAGATCAAAAAAACAGTAAAAAAATACTACGATGAAACTGCCAGCGAAGCGGCCTTTGCCGGAATTGACTTCGTACTCAACGACTTCGGGTTCCGTGGTGCCAGCTCAGTAGAAAGCGCAGGTATCGGGGGTAGTGCACACTTACTCAACTTCTCTGGTAGCGATACCCTCATCGGTTCCACTTTCGCTAAACGTTATTATCAGGCGCCGGTTGCACCTGGTCTTTCTATCCCTGCTACTGAACACTCTATTGTGACCATGCTGGGTGAAGAAGGAGAAGTAGACATCTTCCGTCACATCCTGAATGCCTTCCCTACAGGTACAATTGCCTGTGTTTCCGACTCTTACAATATCCTGCGTGCCTGCCGCGAGTACTGGGGTACTGAACTGAAAGAACAGATCCTTAACAGACAGGGTACGCTGGTGATCCGTCCTGATAGCGGTGATGCTATCCAGACCCTCCTGAAGGTATTTGAGATCCTGATGGAAACTTTTGGTTATACCGTTAATGAAAAGGGTTTCAAGGTGTTACCTCCACAGGTAAGGGTTATACAAGGCGATGGCATTAGTTATTCCTCAATTCCCCCTATCTTCGAAGCATTAAAACAGGCAGGTATCAGTGCTGAAAACCTGGTACTGGGTATGGGAGGTGCTCTATTGCAACGTGTTAACAGGGATACCCAGGAATATGCACTGAAATGCTCCTATGCGGTGGTGAACGGAAAGCCGATCAACGTGCAGAAAAACCCGCTGGAACTGGATGCAAATGGAAATACGCGCGTATCTTTCAAAAAATCCAAATCCGGCAAACAGAAACTGGTACTGGAAAATGGAGTCTATATATCTCTCCCTGAACATGAAGCGCCTGAAAAGGCGGACCAACTGGTAACAGTTTTTGAAGATGGCGATATAAAAGCGACATACACGTTTAACCAAATCAGAAAGAACGCAACCATCTGACTTGTCGCCATCATTTGTCCCCCGAAGCAGCGCCGTCCCGTTCGGACGGCTTTTTTTATGCCCTCCTGTAAAACATTATATAAAAAAGGCCGGAGTAAGAATACTCCGGCCTATTGTTTAAACCTACAACTGTTACACTATTAGTAACTAAAGTCTTTATAATTAGTTTAATGATGCTTCTTCAATTTCTGCCGCGTAGGGAGCCACCAGTCGCTGACGGATCAATCGCTTGGCAGAAGGTTTGTTCCAGCCGAAACGATCCATGATGCTATCCACAATCTTGTACACTACCGGGACAATGATCAGTGTCAGGAACATAGAACTGATCAGACCTCCGATAATTACCCAGGCCAGACCGTTTTTTGTTGCGGCCACACCACCGGTAGCCAATGCGATTGGTAACATACCGATCACCATCGCAATAGTGGTCATCAGGATAGGACGCAGACGTGCATTGTTCGCATGGATTAGCGCTTCCATTGTACTCTGACCCTGTTCCTTCATCTGGTTGGTAAAGTCCACCAGGATGATCGCATTCTTCGCCACGAGACCGATCAACATGATCATACCCAGGATGGTGAAGATGTTCAGTGTATTATTTGTCAGTGCCAGTGCCAGTAATGCGCCGATAATCGCCAGCGGGATTGAGAACAGTACCACGAACGGATAAATATAGTTATCGTACAGTGCGACCATGATCAGGTATACCATTACGATTGAGATCAGCAGTGCCGCTCCGAGTGTACCGAAGGAATCACCCTGGTTTTCCGCATCACCCGCCCACAGATAACTGATACCAACCGGCTTACGCAGACTTTCCAGGTCCTTTGCAAATTTCTGTTGTACGGTACCAGATGGTACACCTACTACCAGCGATTTAACAGAGATAGAGGTATTTTTATCCCTTCTTTCCAGCCGGCTCGGACCTGACCCTTCAGTGATCGTTGCAAACTGCGATAACCTGATCAGCTGCCCCTGGTTGTTCATGAACTCAATGTTCGCCACATCATCCAGGTTCTTACGGTCAAAGTCATCAAAACGAATGTTGATATCATATTCATAATCACCCTGACGGAACTTCACTTTGGAATCATCCGCCGTACCACTGAATGCGGTCTGCATTGTTCCACCCACACCTTCGAGCGTCAGCCCCAGCGCGGACATCTTATCCCTGTCCACCTGTACGTTGATCTCCGGGTTACCTTCTTCTACTGACAGCTTTACATCGCTTGTACCATCTATCTTAGCCAGTACGCCCATCGCCTGTTTTGCAAAGCTCATTACGCTATCGATATCGGTACCCATTACCACCAGCTCAACAGGAGAAGCTTCTGCTGTACCCAGGATGCTCACGTCCATCGTTTTCAGTTTCACACCTGGCAGCAGTTTTCTCAGTTCTACTTTTGTTTTCGCTGCATAAATATCAGAACCATCCAAACGGTGTTCCGCATCTACCAGCATCACCGTGATCTCTGATTTATAAGCAGTGGACTGGGAAACACCAAATCCATCTTCACTGGTCTGACCTACCGTGGTGATCAGACGGGTGATCTCGGGCTTTTTGGAAAGGTAGGCTTCCGCCTTACGGGTAGCCTGGTTTGTTTGTTCTACAGAGGCATCTTTCGGCATTTCCAACACGACGATGAACTGTCCGCGGTCACCCTTAGGAATGAACTCTCCACCGATATAACCTTTGCCAACCAGCATGAAAGACAGTACCAGCAGTAGAATCGCTGCTGACAATGCATAACGTTTATGCGTCAGCGACCATTTCAGGATACCTGTCATCCAGTCGGTGAATTTCTGCAGTTGTCTTTCGAACCAGAGGATGAACTTTTCGAAGAAGTTCTTTCCAGTGATATGTTCCAGTTTACCGAAACGGGAAGATAACAGTGGTACGATCATGAAGGAAGACAACAAACTGAGCATCGTAGAGATCATTACTACCACACAGAACTCACGAAGGATCTTTGATACCAGTTCATTTGTCAGGGAGATCGGCAGGAACACCACCACGATCACCAATGTAATAGAGGTTACTGTGAACCCGATCTCTTTCACACCATCGAAGGCAGCACGTACTCTGTTCTTACCCATTTCCATGTGACGGTAAATGTTCTCCAGTACCACGATCGCATCATCCACAAGGATACCTACCACTAGTGACAAACCGAGCAGTGACATCAGGTTCAGTGAGAAACCGAACATCTTCATACCAATGAAAGTCGCTACCAGTGATGCCGGAATAGAGATCATTACGAAGAGCGCACTACGGATACTGTGCAGGAACAATAACATCACCGCTGCCACCAGCACGATCGCAATGATCAGGTCATGTATCACTGAATCTGCTGATTCCAGCGTAAAGTCAGAAGAGTCGTTCGCAATAAATATTTTCAGATCGCGGGATGCATAATCTTTTTCAATGGAAGCGATCGCCTTTTTC
The DNA window shown above is from Chitinophaga agri and carries:
- a CDS encoding efflux RND transporter permease subunit, which produces MKITEISIKRPTIVVVIFTILTLLGVMSYKSLNYELLPKFTSPVVTIATVYPGASPKEVESTITKKIEDAVASMEKIKKIISKSSESLSTVTVELNNDANVDIALQDAQRKVNAILSDLPTDAKAPSLNKFSLDDLPIMTLSATAKMDSKQFYDLIDKKLQPLLSRLPGVAQISLIGGQEREIQVNIDPKKLEAYKLSILQVRQFITNANLDFPTGKVKTQDQQILVRLAGKYKDVDQLRNLVISTTATGTQIRLKDVADVQDSQKDVDRIARVDGTSSIALMVQKQTDANAVTVSEEMKKAIASIEKDYASRDLKIFIANDSSDFTLESADSVIHDLIIAIVLVAAVMLLFLHSIRSALFVMISIPASLVATFIGMKMFGFSLNLMSLLGLSLVVGILVDDAIVVLENIYRHMEMGKNRVRAAFDGVKEIGFTVTSITLVIVVVFLPISLTNELVSKILREFCVVVMISTMLSLLSSFMIVPLLSSRFGKLEHITGKNFFEKFILWFERQLQKFTDWMTGILKWSLTHKRYALSAAILLLVLSFMLVGKGYIGGEFIPKGDRGQFIVVLEMPKDASVEQTNQATRKAEAYLSKKPEITRLITTVGQTSEDGFGVSQSTAYKSEITVMLVDAEHRLDGSDIYAAKTKVELRKLLPGVKLKTMDVSILGTAEASPVELVVMGTDIDSVMSFAKQAMGVLAKIDGTSDVKLSVEEGNPEINVQVDRDKMSALGLTLEGVGGTMQTAFSGTADDSKVKFRQGDYEYDINIRFDDFDRKNLDDVANIEFMNNQGQLIRLSQFATITEGSGPSRLERRDKNTSISVKSLVVGVPSGTVQQKFAKDLESLRKPVGISYLWAGDAENQGDSFGTLGAALLISIVMVYLIMVALYDNYIYPFVVLFSIPLAIIGALLALALTNNTLNIFTILGMIMLIGLVAKNAIILVDFTNQMKEQGQSTMEALIHANNARLRPILMTTIAMVIGMLPIALATGGVAATKNGLAWVIIGGLISSMFLTLIIVPVVYKIVDSIMDRFGWNKPSAKRLIRQRLVAPYAAEIEEASLN
- a CDS encoding nicotinate phosphoribosyltransferase; translated protein: MTKENLILLADAYKYSHHKLYIPGTEYIYSYFESRGGKFQETVFYGLQYFLMEYLQGAVITKEKLDEAETTLLEVFGRNDVFDRSRFEYIIEKHGGRLPVRIKAVPEGTVTGVRNVLMTIENTDPNCYWLTNFLETLLMQVWYPCTVATLSREIKKTVKKYYDETASEAAFAGIDFVLNDFGFRGASSVESAGIGGSAHLLNFSGSDTLIGSTFAKRYYQAPVAPGLSIPATEHSIVTMLGEEGEVDIFRHILNAFPTGTIACVSDSYNILRACREYWGTELKEQILNRQGTLVIRPDSGDAIQTLLKVFEILMETFGYTVNEKGFKVLPPQVRVIQGDGISYSSIPPIFEALKQAGISAENLVLGMGGALLQRVNRDTQEYALKCSYAVVNGKPINVQKNPLELDANGNTRVSFKKSKSGKQKLVLENGVYISLPEHEAPEKADQLVTVFEDGDIKATYTFNQIRKNATI
- a CDS encoding NUDIX domain-containing protein is translated as MTTLKPTGVIIARFQTPSLHEGHLQLIKEVKTTHNRLIIVLGVAPVKGGRKNPLDYYTRERMIKQLFPDVIVLPLSDQASDKVWSRKLDELLSNNFNNESFILYGSRDSFIPYYSGRFATAALPPVQDFNATAQREAISDKVFDTEEFRAGVIYSTYNLYPKVYPTVDIALFRNNRSELLLGRKPAESGWRLPGGFTDPTDMSFDQAAKRELLEECGPVETSPMQYELSLQMDDWRYRSEVDKIITTLFSTDLLFGEPAADDDLAEMKWIKVNAIQTMIAQGEIVSTHIPLLKKLAEKYSTND